A single Carnobacterium alterfunditum DSM 5972 DNA region contains:
- a CDS encoding IS3 family transposase has protein sequence MSKKLYTEYEIEILQKNPNVKSASSKSITYSPVFKIKAVKESKSGMTSTVIFENAGLPENLLGKGKAHKCVGRWKNSMAIRGQEGFHTETRGKGTRSEGEKMGSIEEQLEEAKARIAYLEGNLELVKKLEFQGRSVKNEKGNVLKTRERYELINSIIREYSLKGMVKSLCEIAEVSRSGYYYWKNNEATRYKRYEQDSNDFELLYQVYIEKNKCGVEEIKMALEAEYDIVMNHKKIRRILRIYGIMSPIRKAKPYKKMMKATQEHKTKKNLVNRDFDRGTPYKVLLTDITYLPYGNSQMAYLSAVKDGATGEIVAHHFATSLKMNLVYQTLEKLECITSDMPDTERYLHSDQGFHYTNPTYQSNVEKMGFIQSMSRRGNCWDNAPMESFFGHMKDVVLSERHENLQGLWNSVEEYISFYNHSRYQKKLKKMTPVAYRDHLLWTA, from the coding sequence ATGAGCAAAAAATTATATACAGAATATGAAATAGAGATATTGCAAAAGAATCCTAATGTAAAATCAGCATCTTCAAAAAGCATTACCTACTCACCTGTTTTTAAAATTAAAGCAGTAAAGGAAAGTAAGAGCGGAATGACCTCAACGGTCATATTTGAAAACGCTGGTCTGCCTGAAAATCTTCTAGGCAAAGGAAAAGCTCATAAATGTGTGGGTCGTTGGAAAAATAGTATGGCAATAAGAGGACAAGAAGGTTTCCATACTGAGACTCGCGGGAAAGGTACACGATCAGAAGGCGAAAAAATGGGATCTATCGAGGAGCAGTTGGAAGAAGCAAAAGCACGTATAGCTTATCTGGAAGGCAATTTGGAGTTAGTAAAAAAATTAGAATTTCAAGGAAGGAGCGTGAAAAACGAAAAAGGAAACGTTCTGAAAACCCGTGAGCGGTATGAATTAATCAATTCAATCATAAGAGAATATAGTCTTAAAGGCATGGTTAAGTCTTTGTGTGAAATTGCCGAAGTTAGTCGTAGTGGTTATTATTATTGGAAGAACAATGAGGCCACACGTTATAAGAGGTACGAACAGGACAGCAATGATTTCGAATTGCTTTATCAAGTATACATTGAGAAAAACAAATGTGGTGTAGAAGAAATAAAGATGGCATTAGAAGCTGAATATGATATCGTAATGAACCATAAAAAAATTCGAAGAATCCTTCGAATCTACGGTATCATGTCGCCCATTAGAAAAGCTAAACCTTACAAGAAAATGATGAAGGCAACACAAGAACACAAAACCAAGAAGAATCTTGTTAATCGTGATTTTGATAGAGGAACGCCTTATAAAGTATTGCTTACTGATATTACATATTTACCTTACGGTAATAGCCAAATGGCCTACCTCTCTGCCGTTAAGGATGGTGCAACAGGAGAGATCGTTGCCCACCACTTCGCTACTTCTTTAAAGATGAATTTGGTTTATCAAACTTTAGAAAAATTAGAATGTATCACAAGTGATATGCCTGATACAGAAAGATACTTGCATTCTGATCAAGGCTTCCACTACACTAATCCTACATATCAAAGTAATGTTGAAAAAATGGGATTTATACAATCCATGTCTAGAAGAGGTAACTGCTGGGATAATGCCCCAATGGAGTCCTTTTTTGGTCATATGAAGGACGTAGTCCTCTCAGAAAGACATGAAAACCTTCAGGGTTTGTGGAATTCTGTAGAAGAATATATTTCGTTTTACAATCATAGTCGTTATCAAAAAAAATTAAAGAAGATGACCCCCGTTGCTTATCGGGATCATCTTCTTTGGACTGCATAA
- a CDS encoding protein-glutamate methylesterase/protein-glutamine glutaminase: MNIKVLVVDDSPFMRKIITETITSIDGLEVIGTARNGRDALKAIPQLQPDVITLDIEMPGLNGLETLEIIKKEHNVPVIMMSSFSGEDNTIAALDLGAMDFIEKPHDIRNQSEVFKNEVADKIKPLFEQKKMDMPVEKSLLQINGLEKRLPKKIKAITIGASTGGPKALFSIIRSLPENLSFPIFIVQHMPKGFTTSFSKRLDKESNATVVEAEEGMAIKGGIVYVAPGGYHMLIENNRIKLNEADKIHGVRPAVDYLFETAAAAYGSNLASFILTGMGQDGASGLAEIKKAGGFTVAQNRETSIVYGMPGNAVQKGVIDEIASLNEISELINWMIRMRS, translated from the coding sequence ATGAACATAAAAGTATTAGTTGTGGATGATTCTCCTTTCATGAGAAAAATTATCACTGAAACAATAACGAGTATCGATGGGTTGGAAGTTATTGGCACGGCTAGAAATGGCCGTGATGCACTAAAGGCAATTCCGCAGCTGCAACCAGATGTCATTACTTTAGACATTGAAATGCCGGGATTAAATGGGTTAGAGACACTTGAGATCATAAAGAAAGAACACAATGTACCGGTTATCATGATGAGTTCATTCAGTGGGGAAGACAATACGATCGCAGCCCTAGACTTAGGAGCAATGGACTTCATTGAAAAACCGCATGATATCAGAAATCAATCGGAAGTATTTAAAAATGAAGTAGCAGACAAGATAAAACCATTATTTGAACAAAAGAAAATGGATATGCCAGTAGAAAAATCTCTTTTGCAGATAAACGGATTGGAAAAAAGGTTGCCTAAAAAAATAAAAGCTATTACGATAGGTGCTTCTACTGGAGGACCTAAAGCATTATTTTCAATCATTCGCTCTTTACCAGAAAACTTAAGCTTTCCGATTTTTATTGTGCAACATATGCCTAAAGGATTTACGACATCATTCTCCAAACGGTTGGATAAAGAATCAAACGCAACTGTTGTAGAAGCTGAAGAGGGTATGGCAATAAAAGGCGGAATCGTTTATGTCGCTCCTGGCGGATACCACATGCTGATCGAAAATAATCGCATCAAATTGAACGAAGCAGATAAGATCCACGGTGTAAGGCCAGCTGTAGATTACTTGTTTGAAACGGCTGCTGCTGCTTACGGCAGTAACTTAGCTAGTTTTATTCTAACGGGAATGGGTCAAGATGGAGCCTCCGGATTAGCTGAAATCAAAAAAGCTGGCGGGTTTACCGTGGCGCAAAACCGTGAAACGTCAATTGTCTATGGGATGCCGGGCAATGCGGTACAAAAAGGCGTGATCGATGAAATTGCGAGTTTAAATGAAATATCAGAATTAATCAATTGGATGATAAGGATGCGAAGCTAA
- a CDS encoding chemotaxis protein CheD, producing MADELRVGISDYKVAQQPNSLITVGLGSCVGIALYDPKTKIGGLSHIMLPDSSAFKEPNKIEKFADLAIPHMVSEINKQTKNNPLVAKIAGGASMFQFSKDLPHGSIGDRNVIAVKEVLKQLGIPLLAIHTGGNMGRTMIVDLATFTVTVRMVNREIIVL from the coding sequence ATGGCAGATGAATTAAGAGTTGGGATCTCAGATTATAAGGTAGCACAGCAGCCGAATTCTTTAATAACGGTGGGGTTAGGTTCATGTGTAGGGATCGCTTTATATGATCCTAAAACAAAAATTGGCGGCTTAAGCCATATTATGCTGCCTGACAGCAGTGCTTTTAAAGAGCCCAACAAGATCGAAAAATTTGCTGATCTAGCCATCCCTCATATGGTATCCGAAATAAATAAACAAACAAAAAACAATCCGTTAGTTGCTAAGATAGCGGGTGGGGCAAGTATGTTTCAGTTTTCTAAAGATCTTCCGCATGGAAGTATCGGAGATCGAAATGTTATTGCTGTTAAAGAAGTATTGAAACAACTAGGGATTCCTTTATTGGCCATACATACTGGAGGGAACATGGGCAGAACAATGATCGTCGATTTGGCCACCTTTACAGTAACGGTTCGAATGGTGAATAGAGAAATAATCGTATTGTGA
- a CDS encoding IS30 family transposase, with product MTYTHITMDELVMIEAYYHQGIPVAKIAAYLNRTRTPINNVIRFFRAGHTAFEYYLRYKKNKKQCGREKVVLPEEQHLYIKEKVAEGWTPDVIIGRKEMTIDCSVRTLYRQFKEKTFDEATLPMKGKRKPNGHQERRGRQAYKRNISERIIDYPTFKEEFGHIEGDTIVGVRHKSAVITLVEILSKAIITLKPKGRKACDIESAMNQWFQSIPKKLFKSITFDCGKEFSNWKSLCNQHDVAIYFADPGTPSQRALNENSNGLLRKDGLPKEMDFNEVDQAFVSSVAHKRNIIPRKSLNYQTPLEVFMSYMDEDILYSLI from the coding sequence ATGACCTATACCCATATTACCATGGATGAACTAGTGATGATAGAAGCTTATTACCATCAAGGTATTCCAGTTGCTAAAATAGCTGCTTACTTGAATCGTACTCGAACACCGATTAATAATGTTATCAGGTTCTTCAGAGCAGGACATACAGCTTTCGAGTATTACCTACGGTATAAGAAAAACAAGAAGCAGTGTGGACGCGAAAAAGTTGTTTTACCAGAAGAACAACATCTTTATATCAAGGAAAAAGTAGCTGAAGGCTGGACGCCTGATGTCATTATTGGCCGTAAAGAAATGACAATAGACTGTTCCGTACGAACACTTTATAGACAATTTAAAGAAAAAACATTCGATGAAGCTACCCTTCCAATGAAAGGGAAAAGAAAGCCTAACGGACATCAAGAACGTAGAGGTAGACAAGCTTATAAACGAAATATCTCTGAAAGAATAATAGATTATCCAACATTTAAAGAAGAATTTGGTCATATCGAAGGAGATACCATTGTAGGTGTCCGCCACAAAAGTGCGGTCATTACTCTAGTAGAGATTTTATCGAAAGCTATCATTACCTTAAAGCCCAAAGGGCGTAAAGCCTGCGACATTGAGAGTGCTATGAATCAATGGTTCCAATCCATACCAAAAAAATTATTCAAATCCATTACTTTTGATTGCGGTAAGGAGTTCTCCAACTGGAAATCTTTGTGCAACCAGCATGATGTCGCTATCTACTTCGCTGACCCTGGAACGCCTTCACAACGAGCTTTAAACGAGAATTCTAATGGGCTTCTTCGAAAAGATGGATTGCCAAAAGAAATGGATTTCAACGAAGTTGATCAGGCTTTCGTATCGTCTGTTGCACACAAACGGAATATAATTCCAAGAAAGTCATTAAATTACCAAACACCGCTGGAAGTTTTTATGAGTTACATGGATGAAGATATTTTGTATAGCTTAATTTGA
- a CDS encoding aldo/keto reductase, with product MKRMFLGKSELMVPNIALGCWTMGNLSPQEASKVVNNALDLEIDFFDLADIYGGGKAEEIFGKVIEMDPAIRERMLLQSKVGIRKDSYDFSKKYLLESVDGILKRMQTDYLDVLLLHRPDALVEPEIVAEVFDELEKSGKVRNFGVSNHNPHQIKLLKSYVKQPLVANQMQFSLKHTGMVDAGINVNTKFDSGINRDGGVLDYCRLEDITLQAWSPIKDGGDIFVDNKNYPEVNAKLKEIGERYGLSNAAVAVAWILRHPAHMQTVVGTMTLERLKGYAKASEVTMTHDEWYEIYLAAGNILP from the coding sequence ATGAAAAGAATGTTTTTAGGAAAAAGTGAATTAATGGTGCCAAATATTGCATTAGGGTGCTGGACAATGGGCAATTTGTCACCTCAAGAAGCGAGTAAAGTAGTTAACAATGCATTGGACTTAGAAATTGATTTTTTTGATTTAGCTGATATTTACGGCGGAGGAAAAGCTGAAGAGATTTTTGGAAAGGTCATTGAAATGGACCCTGCTATCCGCGAAAGAATGTTGCTTCAATCTAAAGTAGGTATTCGAAAAGACAGTTACGATTTTTCGAAAAAGTATTTACTTGAGAGTGTAGACGGTATCCTTAAACGTATGCAAACAGATTATTTAGATGTACTGCTGTTGCACCGTCCAGATGCATTAGTTGAACCTGAAATTGTAGCCGAAGTTTTTGATGAATTGGAAAAAAGCGGTAAAGTACGCAACTTTGGTGTCAGCAATCATAACCCTCATCAAATTAAATTATTGAAAAGTTACGTCAAACAGCCCTTAGTTGCGAATCAAATGCAATTTAGCTTGAAGCACACCGGCATGGTGGATGCTGGGATCAATGTGAATACGAAGTTTGATAGTGGGATAAACCGCGATGGCGGAGTATTGGATTATTGTCGTTTGGAGGATATTACTTTGCAAGCTTGGTCACCAATAAAAGATGGTGGAGATATTTTCGTAGATAATAAAAACTATCCTGAAGTGAATGCCAAATTGAAAGAAATCGGTGAGCGTTACGGCTTGTCTAATGCAGCTGTGGCTGTTGCTTGGATTCTACGTCACCCTGCTCATATGCAAACGGTTGTTGGAACAATGACATTAGAGCGCTTGAAAGGTTATGCAAAAGCTTCTGAAGTAACGATGACTCATGATGAATGGTATGAGATCTATCTAGCTGCTGGAAATATTTTGCCATAA
- a CDS encoding chemotaxis protein CheA, with protein MDENSKYLDLFFEETDEHLQSLNEQVLELENNPADSSIVDVMFRSAHTIKGMAATMGYDTMAKLTHKMENVFDLLKKKIIIADATSIALVFDCLDTLSDLVEDLRAGNDAERDITNLIQHLDHVSSGESTIEVSVIEPVTDSLLNLSLEKVEDSDLMIIEAAKEDGYNAYVLAIGIDEDSSMKNARVYLVMSKLEQHGDVLYSEPGTEVLENDDFGNIFKLIYVSKLDEETVLNLALDNSEIEEVLIQTIHQADDLLIKEAGKVQPEQFEKLEEQKTAAIVETSQTPTKAASKAKAQNHAMNQSIRVDIGKLDSFMNLVSELVIYRTRLEDLSDQLLVSEMKEPLEHVARISSELQELVLKIRMQPVSTVMTRFPRMIRDLGNELGKEFNLVIEGEDTELDRTVVSELSEPLVHLLRNSADHGVEMPEERVRLGKDPKGLIKITAYQEGNRVVLTLTDDGKGVDPAVIKESAERKGVSTEGMSDKEIQQLIFHPGFSTVKEVTNISGRGVGMDAVKQKITELGGTVELESVVNKGTVFRINLPLTLSIIQSLLVKVGQDAFAIPLGIIKTIVKVTEQDIIRVHNREVYKYEGLAVPVVRLNKTLGMEATEESNLHLVLVKQGDSYNALAVDDLIRQQEIVVKKLGQELNMLKNYLGATILGDGSIILILDVSAICNERVGEYSEV; from the coding sequence ATGGATGAAAATAGCAAATACCTCGATTTATTTTTTGAAGAAACAGATGAACATTTGCAAAGTTTAAATGAACAAGTGCTTGAATTAGAGAACAATCCAGCAGATTCCAGTATTGTAGACGTTATGTTTAGATCAGCTCACACGATCAAAGGAATGGCCGCAACCATGGGTTACGATACGATGGCTAAATTAACGCATAAGATGGAAAACGTATTCGATTTGTTGAAGAAAAAAATCATCATCGCTGATGCAACGTCGATTGCATTGGTGTTTGATTGCTTGGATACATTATCCGACTTAGTGGAAGATCTAAGAGCAGGAAATGATGCAGAGCGTGATATCACAAATCTGATCCAACATTTGGATCATGTGTCTTCTGGCGAGAGCACAATAGAAGTATCCGTCATCGAACCGGTAACGGACTCATTGCTTAACTTATCTTTAGAAAAAGTTGAGGATTCCGATTTAATGATCATTGAAGCAGCTAAAGAAGATGGCTACAATGCTTATGTGTTAGCTATCGGAATCGATGAAGACAGTTCAATGAAAAATGCACGTGTGTATCTCGTTATGAGCAAGTTGGAACAGCACGGAGACGTCTTATATTCAGAACCAGGGACAGAAGTGCTAGAAAATGATGACTTTGGCAATATCTTTAAATTGATCTATGTCAGTAAACTAGACGAAGAAACGGTCCTTAACTTGGCATTAGACAACAGCGAAATTGAGGAAGTCTTGATCCAAACGATCCATCAAGCGGATGACTTGCTGATAAAAGAGGCTGGAAAAGTTCAACCTGAACAATTTGAAAAACTTGAGGAACAAAAAACAGCAGCCATCGTTGAAACTAGTCAAACACCAACGAAAGCAGCAAGTAAAGCAAAAGCGCAAAACCATGCGATGAATCAATCGATTCGAGTCGATATTGGGAAATTAGATTCTTTTATGAATCTAGTTTCTGAACTGGTTATTTACCGCACACGATTAGAAGATCTAAGCGACCAATTGTTGGTTTCTGAAATGAAAGAGCCGCTTGAACATGTTGCCAGGATCAGTTCAGAGTTGCAAGAACTGGTTTTAAAAATCAGAATGCAGCCTGTCAGCACAGTAATGACTCGTTTCCCTCGTATGATCCGTGACTTAGGTAACGAATTAGGCAAAGAATTCAATTTAGTGATCGAAGGAGAAGACACCGAACTGGACCGTACAGTGGTTTCAGAACTAAGTGAGCCTTTAGTGCATCTACTTCGAAATTCAGCAGATCATGGCGTAGAAATGCCAGAGGAACGTGTGAGATTAGGCAAAGATCCAAAAGGTCTGATCAAAATCACGGCTTATCAAGAAGGAAACCGAGTAGTATTGACGTTGACGGATGATGGCAAAGGTGTTGACCCAGCAGTGATCAAAGAAAGTGCTGAACGAAAAGGCGTTTCAACTGAAGGGATGAGCGACAAAGAGATCCAACAACTGATCTTCCATCCCGGTTTTTCAACGGTCAAAGAAGTGACCAATATTTCTGGGCGCGGTGTCGGAATGGATGCGGTCAAGCAAAAAATCACTGAATTAGGTGGAACGGTTGAATTGGAAAGTGTGGTCAATAAAGGAACCGTTTTTAGAATCAACCTACCGTTGACCTTATCTATTATTCAATCGCTATTGGTAAAAGTCGGGCAAGATGCTTTTGCTATTCCTTTAGGGATAATCAAAACGATCGTTAAAGTGACTGAACAAGACATCATTCGCGTACACAACCGGGAAGTCTATAAATACGAAGGACTGGCTGTTCCAGTCGTACGATTGAATAAAACATTGGGTATGGAAGCAACAGAAGAATCCAATCTGCATTTGGTCTTGGTGAAACAAGGAGACAGTTACAATGCTTTGGCAGTAGATGATTTGATCAGACAACAAGAAATCGTTGTTAAAAAATTAGGCCAAGAATTAAATATGTTGAAAAATTATTTAGGAGCTACTATTCTAGGAGATGGTAGTATCATCTTGATTTTGGATGTGTCAGCCATTTGCAATGAAAGAGTTGGTGAATACAGTGAAGTCTAA
- a CDS encoding methyl-accepting chemotaxis protein, whose amino-acid sequence MKNRRKKKNSRKKSIKVVIIPTLIAMITIPIVIVLVMNYYSTQNLLSQRIEQSEKNLATQFTTQLDWIGLELENTINSLAEKTEFQEFNEFQSEAIQTAIQEDMQSVKTNSMYIGNAYYAPEDQAIIGTVENLPTDFDASATTWYQRAVERNGALIWSDPYSDAITGTMAMTISRAIIVDDVFYGVLAIDLDLTRMNNYLTSIQNGNTGNFFVLSEAGEYMMSNDPEKIGTNIGESDLIKEATEQTGYIHDKQEVGSYYAKVSRLGMTVYGVVGEDEMANEINAMGRAAMISLSSGLMIAILSALVGSKFVMTVAASLTKAFNRVAEGDLTTEITGNDFNMLPDKPYLKKFRKPKAIDENSDEIGRIAFAFNKMMQQFREMVGGIQQKSNRLTDMTQTLNDISKQTTSATEEVSETITGIAQATSIQTKDTEDTVSKMEELAKTVGEIDQNIQKMGQHTDDTTIANGKNNQMMAEVHVNWETTIETMARLGDSIHAVNEDIQNIEKIVKVIDGISDQTNLLALNASIEAARAGESGRGFAVVANEIRKLAEKSDESTKDIAAIIKGIQEKSNEMVSKVEQSHSESELQTKTIDEAISSANKVTDQMDKLVESIMNVASLGYVISAKKDETLVAIENIAASAEENSAGTQEVSANAEEILATMEEFSSSIAKLETIANELKEETDQFKIK is encoded by the coding sequence GTGAAAAACAGACGCAAAAAGAAGAATAGCAGAAAGAAAAGTATAAAAGTAGTGATCATTCCTACACTAATAGCAATGATCACCATACCGATTGTCATTGTGTTGGTTATGAATTATTACAGCACACAAAATTTGTTATCCCAACGTATTGAGCAAAGTGAAAAGAATTTAGCGACCCAATTTACGACCCAATTAGACTGGATCGGTCTAGAATTAGAAAATACAATCAATTCTTTGGCAGAAAAAACGGAATTCCAAGAATTTAATGAATTTCAATCTGAAGCTATCCAAACAGCTATCCAAGAAGATATGCAATCTGTTAAGACTAATAGTATGTACATAGGAAATGCTTATTATGCTCCTGAAGATCAAGCAATAATCGGAACGGTCGAAAATTTGCCAACGGACTTTGATGCAAGTGCAACAACTTGGTACCAAAGAGCGGTTGAACGCAATGGGGCATTGATCTGGAGTGATCCTTACAGCGATGCCATTACAGGGACGATGGCGATGACGATTTCTAGAGCAATCATTGTCGACGATGTTTTTTATGGCGTCCTAGCCATTGATTTAGATTTAACGCGAATGAATAATTATTTAACCTCTATCCAAAATGGAAATACCGGAAACTTTTTTGTGCTTTCTGAAGCAGGCGAGTATATGATGTCTAATGATCCGGAGAAAATTGGAACAAATATCGGTGAGAGTGATTTGATTAAAGAAGCTACCGAACAAACGGGATATATTCACGATAAGCAAGAAGTTGGCAGTTATTATGCCAAAGTCAGCCGTCTCGGTATGACTGTTTATGGAGTAGTCGGCGAAGACGAAATGGCTAATGAAATCAATGCTATGGGTAGAGCAGCTATGATTTCATTATCTAGTGGACTCATGATTGCCATTCTAAGTGCGTTGGTGGGCTCCAAGTTCGTTATGACGGTTGCAGCAAGTTTAACTAAGGCCTTCAACAGAGTTGCAGAGGGCGACTTGACGACTGAAATCACTGGGAATGATTTCAATATGCTGCCGGATAAACCCTATTTAAAAAAATTCAGAAAACCAAAAGCAATCGATGAAAATAGTGATGAGATCGGACGTATCGCATTTGCGTTCAATAAAATGATGCAACAATTCAGGGAAATGGTTGGAGGCATCCAACAAAAGAGCAATCGCTTAACGGATATGACCCAAACACTGAACGATATTTCTAAACAAACAACTTCAGCAACAGAGGAAGTATCTGAGACGATTACCGGAATCGCTCAGGCAACAAGTATCCAAACGAAAGATACTGAAGATACCGTAAGCAAAATGGAAGAGTTAGCGAAAACAGTGGGTGAGATCGATCAAAACATCCAAAAAATGGGACAACACACGGATGACACAACTATCGCCAATGGGAAAAACAACCAAATGATGGCTGAAGTTCATGTGAACTGGGAAACGACGATCGAAACAATGGCCAGATTGGGTGATAGTATCCATGCCGTAAATGAAGATATCCAAAATATTGAGAAAATCGTTAAAGTCATTGATGGAATATCTGACCAGACCAACCTATTAGCTTTAAACGCTTCTATTGAAGCCGCCCGTGCAGGCGAAAGCGGCAGAGGTTTCGCTGTTGTGGCTAATGAAATCAGGAAATTAGCTGAGAAAAGTGATGAGTCTACAAAAGATATCGCCGCTATTATCAAAGGGATCCAAGAGAAATCAAATGAAATGGTCAGCAAAGTTGAACAATCGCATTCAGAAAGTGAACTCCAAACAAAAACGATCGATGAAGCTATCAGTTCAGCAAATAAAGTAACCGACCAAATGGATAAACTTGTTGAAAGTATTATGAACGTTGCTAGCTTAGGATATGTTATCTCTGCTAAGAAAGATGAAACATTAGTAGCTATTGAAAACATCGCTGCATCAGCGGAAGAAAATTCGGCTGGAACTCAAGAAGTATCAGCAAATGCAGAAGAAATTTTGGCTACGATGGAAGAGTTCTCATCAAGTATTGCTAAACTAGAAACCATTGCAAATGAATTAAAAGAAGAAACAGATCAATTTAAAATAAAGTAG
- a CDS encoding CheR family methyltransferase has translation MLNFEFFYAWTKEHLNINLDGYKEKQLQRRIGTIMKNTGAATLEEYAIKIQADPIVKKNFLNYITINVTDFFRNREVFDEFEDLMVTYLEPRFGPLKVWSAACSTGAEAFSLAMIMDKHKIAQAEKITATDIDETILAKAKKGIFTSVEIKNVDEENRKRYFTHEDHTFYLSNQIKNKVAFKKHDLIGDRFGRDYHVIVCRNVTIYFKNEVKEELYQKFSDALVPGGLFFTGATETIYSPEKYGLIKRASFIYEKI, from the coding sequence ATGTTAAATTTCGAATTTTTTTATGCATGGACAAAAGAACATTTGAATATTAATCTAGATGGATACAAAGAAAAACAGCTTCAACGACGTATCGGAACAATTATGAAGAATACTGGTGCTGCAACGTTAGAAGAATATGCGATTAAAATCCAAGCTGATCCGATCGTTAAAAAGAACTTTTTAAATTATATCACTATTAATGTGACTGATTTTTTCCGCAATAGAGAAGTTTTTGATGAATTTGAAGACTTGATGGTAACGTATCTTGAACCCCGTTTTGGTCCTTTAAAAGTCTGGAGTGCGGCGTGTTCTACTGGAGCAGAAGCCTTTTCACTGGCAATGATCATGGACAAACATAAAATTGCCCAAGCAGAGAAAATAACAGCTACCGATATTGATGAGACCATATTAGCAAAAGCTAAAAAAGGGATCTTTACGAGTGTCGAAATTAAAAATGTTGATGAAGAAAACCGCAAGCGGTACTTCACTCATGAAGACCATACTTTTTATCTGTCTAATCAAATCAAAAATAAAGTGGCATTTAAAAAACATGATTTGATTGGCGATCGATTTGGAAGAGATTATCACGTTATCGTTTGCCGCAATGTGACCATTTATTTCAAAAATGAAGTAAAAGAAGAATTGTATCAAAAATTCAGTGATGCGCTCGTTCCAGGCGGCTTATTTTTCACAGGAGCCACAGAAACGATTTACAGTCCAGAAAAGTACGGCTTGATTAAACGCGCTTCATTTATTTATGAAAAAATCTAA
- a CDS encoding chemotaxis protein CheW, whose amino-acid sequence MGKFVVFSSGGQSFAIPIEVTEKIIHVEDLTRIPDTSGYVLGAIDYDEGIIPIIDLSERFFQNKTAITPDTKVIVINWQDKKIGLAVDKVTNIRSFESTDHESSEEADQESASYIVAFIRTEEGIILQLDVDSIFSGTGKQELVSLINR is encoded by the coding sequence ATGGGAAAGTTCGTTGTTTTTAGTAGCGGTGGCCAGAGTTTTGCCATTCCGATCGAAGTAACTGAAAAAATTATACACGTTGAAGACCTAACACGAATTCCAGATACTTCTGGGTATGTGTTAGGAGCGATAGATTATGATGAAGGTATTATACCAATCATTGATTTAAGTGAACGATTCTTTCAAAATAAAACAGCGATAACGCCTGACACGAAAGTAATCGTTATAAATTGGCAAGACAAAAAAATTGGATTAGCTGTAGATAAAGTGACGAATATTCGTTCATTTGAAAGTACAGACCATGAATCGTCAGAAGAGGCTGATCAAGAATCAGCTAGTTATATAGTAGCTTTTATTCGAACAGAAGAAGGTATCATTTTACAATTAGATGTGGATAGTATTTTTTCAGGAACGGGCAAACAAGAATTAGTATCATTGATCAATCGATAA